The following proteins are encoded in a genomic region of bacterium:
- a CDS encoding sigma-70 family RNA polymerase sigma factor — protein MVPTDAELAEQCLQGDNRGFDYLVKRYQKQVTAFCYRILGDTNQASDAAQEAFVKAYYALENFRQDALFLNWIMKIAANTCYDMLRKIGRTRTKSLYEDPIQADQLQSEEPSPEKIAINNEGHKLLWDAIQSLPVNHRMPLVLFHFHDMKLREIAEVLDRPEGTIKSSLHTARETLRRKLQGVIVEI, from the coding sequence GTGGTGCCGACGGACGCCGAACTGGCAGAACAATGTCTGCAAGGCGATAATCGAGGATTTGACTATCTGGTGAAACGATATCAGAAACAGGTGACTGCATTCTGCTATCGTATACTCGGTGACACCAACCAGGCATCTGACGCGGCGCAGGAAGCATTCGTGAAAGCGTATTATGCCCTGGAAAACTTCAGGCAGGACGCATTATTTCTAAACTGGATCATGAAGATAGCGGCTAATACGTGTTATGACATGTTAAGGAAAATTGGCCGAACTAGAACAAAATCACTTTATGAAGATCCAATTCAGGCAGACCAGTTGCAATCCGAAGAGCCCTCTCCCGAGAAAATTGCAATCAATAATGAGGGTCACAAGCTGCTCTGGGATGCAATACAGAGCCTGCCTGTTAATCACAGAATGCCGTTGGTGCTTTTCCATTTTCACGATATGAAGCTCAGGGAGATTGCCGAAGTGCTTGACAGACCTGAAGGGACTATAAAATCGAGTTTGCATACAGCGCGCGAAACGCTGCGGCGCAAACTGCAAGGGGTGATAGTTGAAATATGA
- a CDS encoding pseudouridine-5'-phosphate glycosidase, whose translation MQNPLDISHEIASALNTDKPVVALESSVITQGLPSPVNVETALAIEQTVKDAGAVPATIGVIDGKLRVGLTEEEIKKLGDGGAAKIAVRDIPYALAKKIDGGTTVSATMRIASTAGIAVMSTGGIGGVHCGASETFDISADLWEMIRTPVIVVCSGPKAVLDIAATVEWLETHCVPIYGYQTSELPAFYSSSTGISIPRVDDACELIKILELSGSALGTRSATIVAVPVPKSDEVSAAEHIDKAVAEAAEKGIKGKELTPYLLGRVGELTNGESIKANIALLKNNAGVAAEIAGELCSETGRRVGFVV comes from the coding sequence ATGCAAAACCCGCTTGACATATCTCATGAAATTGCCAGTGCACTGAACACTGATAAGCCCGTGGTCGCGCTGGAATCTTCCGTTATCACACAGGGGCTTCCGTCGCCCGTCAATGTCGAGACAGCCCTGGCCATTGAACAGACTGTAAAGGATGCCGGAGCAGTCCCAGCCACAATCGGAGTGATTGACGGCAAGCTGAGGGTCGGTCTTACTGAAGAGGAGATCAAGAAACTAGGCGATGGCGGCGCCGCCAAGATAGCCGTTCGAGATATACCCTACGCGCTAGCGAAAAAGATAGACGGTGGCACAACAGTCTCAGCCACCATGCGCATAGCTTCCACGGCGGGCATTGCCGTTATGTCCACCGGCGGAATCGGAGGAGTCCACTGCGGCGCATCTGAGACATTCGATATATCCGCCGACCTTTGGGAGATGATACGGACGCCTGTCATAGTCGTATGTTCAGGACCAAAAGCAGTGTTGGATATTGCTGCCACTGTCGAATGGCTGGAGACACACTGCGTGCCCATATATGGCTATCAGACATCTGAACTGCCCGCATTTTATTCGTCTTCCACGGGCATATCCATTCCGAGGGTCGATGATGCATGCGAGTTAATCAAGATATTGGAGCTTTCAGGCAGCGCATTAGGTACGCGTTCCGCGACGATAGTAGCAGTGCCTGTGCCCAAGTCTGACGAAGTATCTGCAGCCGAGCATATCGATAAAGCTGTTGCTGAAGCGGCTGAGAAGGGGATCAAAGGCAAGGAGCTTACACCATATCTGCTCGGCAGAGTAGGGGAGCTTACCAATGGCGAGTCTATAAAGGCCAATATAGCTCTGCTAAAGAACAATGCCGGGGTTGCTGCGGAGATTGCTGGCGAGCTTTGCTCTGAGACAGGACGAAGAGTGGGGTTTGTGGTATAA
- a CDS encoding glycosyl transferase family 36: protein MALDKYGYFLDKEREFVITRPDTPAPWVNYMGNGRYFGLISNTGGGFSYWLDPRDSRITRFRYNCLPWDRPGRYIYLKDMEDNYWSLSWQPTAHKPDEYECRVGMGYETIKMLYRNVRSEVTYSVPLDDDLEIWLVKVKNEDIDPKRLAVTSYVELCLGHALVDLINQPNDQHFNIVNFNREDNAIYATKNYWVTHKGVSVEQPNEAWDRYVFFTSDLNVESWDGSKDAFIGPWRSEQDPVGVENGLLSDTNITAGDACAALQGEILLEPGQEVEFVVLMGCVGAEGYRERSIPLMAKYRSPEAAHAALAKVKAYWEKYLSSAIAQTPDADMNRMINIWGKRQSWVTFNCNRNAGYYHGGLLYGVGMRDQCQDMMGPIISDPNAVADRLLEVLTHQFQNGSTLHNYFKLTGHGERTGHSDTPLWIPLAVINYLKETEDFDFLTNVVPFQDGGEADVLDHVIRACDFVLSQLTEDHLPKFGPGDWNDTLDYVGRKGKGESVWVAHFLCYILRETAEMLDNILQKITCPGTNYISDTAARFRREYDLVKNAINEKCWDGSWYIRGIRDDGDVIGSSKNTEGKIFTNAQSWAVISGVADQTRGKLALDSADQLCITLRGPKILSPSYTQLDGGIGLATRCVPGKKENGSIFNHVAAWAILGNLVLGNGNRAYDYYRKTLPMVQAHDPDVYKMEPYVYAEYVTSNDHPTFGQASHSWLTGSGVWMFRDALDYILGVRPTYDGLIIDPCIPDKWDGFKVTRKFRGATYDIEVKNPKHVQKGVERLEMDGQIIDGQVLPQIEKGRMAKVVCVMG, encoded by the coding sequence ATGGCTCTTGATAAATATGGATACTTTCTGGACAAAGAGAGAGAATTCGTTATAACCCGACCCGACACACCAGCGCCATGGGTCAACTATATGGGCAACGGACGCTATTTCGGCCTGATATCCAACACGGGCGGAGGATTCAGCTATTGGCTGGACCCAAGAGACAGCCGGATCACACGGTTTAGATACAACTGTCTGCCATGGGACCGTCCCGGCAGATATATATACCTCAAAGACATGGAAGACAATTACTGGAGCCTGTCGTGGCAGCCGACCGCTCATAAGCCCGATGAATATGAGTGCCGGGTCGGCATGGGATATGAGACTATCAAGATGCTGTATCGCAATGTGCGAAGTGAGGTCACATACTCCGTGCCCCTGGATGATGACCTAGAAATATGGCTGGTGAAGGTAAAGAATGAGGATATCGATCCCAAGCGCCTGGCTGTGACATCATACGTTGAGCTTTGTTTGGGTCATGCGCTGGTCGATCTCATAAACCAGCCCAACGATCAGCACTTTAATATCGTAAACTTCAACCGCGAAGACAACGCAATATACGCCACAAAAAACTATTGGGTGACGCACAAAGGAGTCTCTGTCGAGCAGCCAAATGAGGCGTGGGACCGCTACGTGTTTTTTACCAGTGACTTGAATGTGGAAAGCTGGGACGGCTCAAAAGACGCATTCATCGGACCATGGAGAAGCGAGCAGGACCCTGTTGGAGTCGAGAACGGCCTGCTATCCGACACAAATATCACCGCTGGTGATGCATGTGCCGCCCTGCAGGGCGAGATTCTGCTGGAGCCCGGTCAGGAAGTCGAGTTCGTGGTGCTGATGGGATGTGTGGGGGCTGAGGGATATCGAGAGAGATCGATTCCACTGATGGCAAAATACCGCTCACCTGAGGCGGCACATGCCGCGCTTGCAAAAGTGAAGGCGTACTGGGAGAAATATTTATCGTCGGCAATCGCCCAGACACCGGATGCGGATATGAACCGTATGATAAACATATGGGGCAAACGCCAGTCGTGGGTCACTTTCAACTGCAACCGGAACGCGGGTTACTATCACGGTGGGCTGCTGTATGGAGTCGGGATGCGCGACCAGTGTCAGGATATGATGGGTCCTATCATCAGCGACCCGAATGCTGTTGCCGACAGGCTCCTGGAAGTGCTGACGCATCAGTTCCAAAACGGCAGCACCTTGCATAACTACTTCAAACTAACCGGCCATGGCGAGAGGACCGGTCACTCGGATACTCCGCTCTGGATACCGCTGGCTGTAATCAACTACTTGAAAGAGACTGAAGACTTCGACTTTTTGACAAACGTCGTGCCTTTCCAGGATGGCGGTGAGGCTGACGTGCTCGACCATGTGATCCGCGCATGCGACTTTGTGTTGAGTCAACTCACCGAAGACCACCTGCCCAAGTTCGGACCGGGTGACTGGAACGATACGCTGGACTATGTGGGACGAAAAGGCAAGGGTGAAAGCGTATGGGTGGCGCACTTCCTGTGCTATATATTGCGAGAGACTGCCGAGATGCTCGACAATATCCTGCAAAAGATCACCTGCCCCGGCACTAACTATATATCAGATACTGCAGCAAGATTCCGCAGGGAATATGACCTTGTCAAAAACGCGATCAATGAAAAATGCTGGGATGGCAGTTGGTATATCCGCGGAATTCGTGATGATGGAGATGTCATCGGATCGAGCAAAAACACCGAGGGCAAAATATTCACGAATGCCCAGAGTTGGGCTGTGATTTCCGGTGTTGCGGACCAAACAAGAGGAAAACTGGCGCTGGACTCCGCTGACCAACTGTGTATAACTTTGAGGGGGCCAAAGATTTTATCCCCAAGTTATACACAGCTTGATGGAGGTATAGGTTTGGCTACAAGATGTGTTCCCGGCAAGAAAGAAAACGGCTCAATCTTTAACCATGTCGCCGCATGGGCAATCCTGGGAAACCTGGTCCTCGGCAACGGTAATAGAGCGTATGACTATTACAGAAAAACTTTGCCAATGGTCCAGGCGCATGATCCTGATGTGTATAAGATGGAGCCTTATGTTTATGCAGAGTACGTCACCAGCAACGATCACCCCACTTTCGGGCAGGCCAGCCACTCATGGCTTACAGGCTCGGGAGTGTGGATGTTCAGAGACGCGCTGGACTATATCCTCGGCGTCCGACCGACATATGACGGCCTGATTATAGACCCATGCATCCCCGACAAATGGGACGGGTTCAAAGTGACGCGAAAATTCAGAGGCGCGACATATGATATAGAGGTCAAGAACCCCAAGCATGTGCAGAAGGGTGTAGAAAGGCTGGAGATGGACGGCCAAATAATAGATGGGCAGGTTTTGCCGCAGATTGAGAAAGGGCGCATGGCGAAGGTCGTGTGTGTGATGGGCTAG
- a CDS encoding NUDIX domain-containing protein, protein MYLRNSAKAVIVKDDKILCIKCKDDWRFFYLLPGGGQEPGETLPDAVRRESREEVGADVVVHDLIFVRDYISANHEFAEYESEVHQVELMFSCELADGSKQEFGDLPDKDQIGIEWLDLDELESYRLYPMALRPFLIDRKFDCTTYIGDVN, encoded by the coding sequence ATGTATCTTAGGAATTCGGCTAAAGCAGTTATAGTAAAAGACGACAAAATTTTATGTATAAAATGCAAAGACGACTGGAGATTTTTTTATCTCCTGCCGGGTGGAGGACAGGAACCCGGAGAAACCCTGCCTGATGCCGTTCGTCGTGAGTCTCGTGAGGAAGTTGGGGCGGATGTGGTTGTTCATGATCTCATTTTCGTAAGAGACTACATAAGCGCTAATCACGAATTCGCAGAATATGAATCGGAAGTCCACCAGGTCGAGCTGATGTTTAGTTGTGAGCTTGCCGATGGCAGCAAACAGGAGTTTGGTGATTTGCCTGACAAAGATCAGATTGGCATTGAGTGGCTCGATCTCGACGAGTTGGAAAGCTATAGACTATATCCTATGGCACTCAGACCTTTTCTGATAGATAGAAAATTCGACTGCACAACATATATTGGGGATGTCAACTGA
- a CDS encoding DUF72 domain-containing protein codes for MSRLYCGTSGWNYSDWRGRFYPDDLPQSRWLEYYSSVFDTVEINNSFYRLPEISTFEKWRVQTRDGFTFAVKASRYLTHIKRLKEPEEPLERLLTHSAGLGDKRGPILYQFPPNWHLDLDRLENFLQILPKDVRHVFEFRDESWHNDLLWSMLANYHVAYCIMDAPGLPQHMKTTCDFTYIRMHSGGEATHGKYTQGHLNSCARYIENFLKNGDVYIYFNNDYMGYAVENALSIKKILS; via the coding sequence ATGTCTCGACTATACTGTGGAACCAGCGGCTGGAATTACAGTGACTGGCGAGGTAGGTTCTACCCCGATGACCTGCCGCAGAGCAGGTGGTTGGAGTATTATTCAAGCGTGTTCGATACTGTCGAGATAAATAATTCGTTTTACAGACTCCCCGAGATATCTACCTTTGAGAAATGGCGGGTTCAGACACGCGACGGCTTTACATTCGCCGTAAAGGCCAGCCGATATCTGACACATATAAAGCGCCTCAAGGAGCCGGAAGAGCCTCTCGAGAGGCTCCTGACGCATTCCGCGGGTCTTGGCGATAAGCGGGGACCGATCCTCTATCAGTTTCCACCCAACTGGCACTTAGACCTGGATCGACTGGAGAATTTTCTGCAAATCTTGCCCAAAGACGTCCGCCATGTCTTCGAGTTCAGGGATGAGTCATGGCACAACGATCTGCTGTGGTCTATGCTGGCAAATTATCATGTTGCGTATTGCATAATGGACGCCCCAGGTCTGCCGCAGCATATGAAGACTACATGTGACTTTACATATATCCGCATGCATTCGGGCGGCGAGGCGACACACGGCAAATACACTCAGGGTCATCTGAACTCCTGCGCCCGCTACATAGAGAATTTCCTCAAGAATGGTGACGTGTATATCTACTTCAACAACGACTACATGGGCTATGCGGTAGAGAACGCTCTATCGATCAAGAAAATTCTGAGCTAA
- a CDS encoding DUF951 domain-containing protein, whose protein sequence is MNVGDIATMRKPHACGSYEWEIVRVGADIGIKCLKCGHRVMLERAYFNKRVKSIKLPDSSNHKNTKGPEQEI, encoded by the coding sequence ATGAACGTTGGGGATATAGCCACTATGCGTAAGCCTCATGCCTGCGGTTCATATGAGTGGGAGATTGTGAGAGTCGGGGCTGATATCGGAATAAAATGCCTCAAATGCGGGCATAGGGTCATGTTGGAGCGCGCATATTTCAATAAGCGGGTAAAAAGCATAAAGCTGCCGGATAGTTCCAATCACAAAAACACGAAAGGTCCGGAACAAGAGATTTAG
- a CDS encoding RluA family pseudouridine synthase codes for MEKHDFTVEESNNPRLDVYLAERIEGVSRSYIQKLINDGNVLVNGSTHRANYKVMPGDSISVNIPPAEPMQVAAEDIPLDIVYEDDQIMVINKPRGMTVHPAPGSKHGTLVNAILAHSDDLSGIGGVERPGIVHRLDKDTTGLLVVAKTDSAHQSLQHQIQKRTVERRYMALVWGETKFNDAVVDAPIGRHPTDRQKMSVIKDTNRYTAREAITHLKVIGRYKGFTLLEAKLDTGRTHQIRVHCSFIGHPVVGDPTYGGSKRAIPSSYGKLEQSELSKLIEALHGQALHAYSLSFDHPSSGKRLSFGAPIPGEMQSLVDWLGKAK; via the coding sequence GTGGAAAAGCATGATTTTACAGTAGAAGAGAGCAACAATCCCCGCCTGGACGTCTATCTTGCCGAGCGTATCGAGGGCGTATCCAGGTCCTACATTCAGAAGCTCATCAACGACGGCAATGTGCTCGTTAATGGCTCAACCCACCGCGCAAATTATAAGGTGATGCCCGGCGACAGTATCAGTGTGAATATTCCTCCTGCGGAGCCTATGCAGGTAGCGGCCGAGGATATCCCGCTGGACATCGTATATGAAGATGACCAGATAATGGTCATAAACAAGCCCAGGGGCATGACCGTCCACCCGGCTCCCGGCAGCAAACATGGGACCCTGGTCAACGCGATACTTGCCCACAGCGATGATCTTTCGGGCATCGGCGGCGTAGAGAGGCCGGGAATAGTCCACCGTCTGGACAAAGACACCACCGGCCTGCTGGTTGTGGCAAAGACGGATTCTGCTCACCAGTCACTCCAGCACCAGATCCAAAAACGCACAGTCGAGCGCAGGTATATGGCACTGGTGTGGGGCGAGACCAAGTTCAATGACGCAGTGGTCGATGCTCCTATAGGCCGCCACCCAACTGACCGCCAGAAGATGTCGGTTATAAAAGACACCAATCGTTACACAGCACGCGAGGCGATCACTCATCTCAAGGTTATCGGGCGTTATAAGGGTTTTACGCTGCTTGAGGCCAAGCTGGATACAGGAAGGACCCATCAGATCAGGGTTCACTGCTCATTCATTGGCCATCCGGTGGTCGGCGACCCGACATATGGCGGATCAAAGCGCGCGATACCCTCATCATACGGCAAACTCGAACAGAGCGAGTTGTCGAAGTTGATCGAAGCGCTGCATGGCCAGGCTTTGCACGCATATTCACTGTCGTTCGATCACCCGTCAAGCGGCAAGAGGCTCTCATTCGGGGCTCCGATTCCTGGTGAGATGCAGTCGCTTGTAGATTGGCTTGGGAAAGCAAAATGA
- a CDS encoding formylglycine-generating enzyme family protein, with protein sequence MKKLTAIPAVLVLLGLGISAQAVTIDTVTVGDPGNGADTADHSGNPNGQGSVSYTYNIGKYEVTAGQYTAFLNAVAGVDTFGLYNTSMWSNSYGCKIERHAGSGTVADPYQYRVAADWANRPVNYVSYWDSCRFANWLSNGQKAGAQDATTTEDGTYTLNGYNSVDGRNIQRNTNWKWAITSEDEWYKAAYYKGGGTDAGYWLYPTQSDATPSNQLVNPTDPGNNANFYQNGYTIGNPYYLTEVGEFENSESAYGTFDQGGNVQEVNEGIAYQSLQFVFRSLRGGSFYNNSSTLQPSFRDLYDSTWEDANVGFRVSQAVPEPSSIIPLLGGLTGLIGLKRRKA encoded by the coding sequence ATGAAGAAACTCACTGCGATACCGGCAGTGCTTGTGTTGCTGGGTCTGGGCATTAGTGCACAGGCTGTCACCATCGACACCGTCACAGTTGGCGATCCGGGAAATGGAGCAGACACTGCTGATCACAGTGGAAACCCAAACGGTCAGGGATCAGTATCCTACACCTACAACATTGGCAAGTATGAAGTGACAGCAGGGCAATATACGGCGTTCCTGAATGCCGTGGCTGGTGTGGACACATTCGGACTGTACAATACAAGCATGTGGTCGAATAGCTACGGCTGTAAGATCGAACGACATGCCGGCAGCGGGACGGTAGCTGACCCATACCAATACCGCGTGGCGGCTGACTGGGCAAACCGTCCCGTGAATTACGTGAGCTATTGGGATTCCTGTCGGTTCGCGAACTGGCTCTCAAATGGCCAGAAAGCGGGAGCACAAGACGCCACCACTACCGAGGATGGAACATATACTCTGAACGGATACAATAGCGTGGATGGCCGCAATATTCAGCGAAACACAAACTGGAAATGGGCAATAACCAGCGAGGATGAGTGGTATAAGGCCGCATACTACAAGGGCGGAGGGACAGATGCAGGTTACTGGCTGTATCCGACTCAGAGTGATGCCACCCCATCCAATCAACTAGTAAATCCGACCGATCCGGGCAACAACGCTAACTTCTACCAGAACGGTTACACTATTGGCAATCCATACTATTTGACTGAGGTTGGAGAGTTCGAAAACTCTGAGAGCGCATACGGCACATTCGACCAAGGTGGCAATGTGCAGGAAGTAAACGAAGGCATTGCATATCAGAGTCTGCAATTTGTTTTTCGCAGCCTGCGCGGTGGTTCGTTCTATAACAACTCCTCCACCCTGCAACCGTCGTTCCGCGACCTCTATGACTCGACGTGGGAGGACGCAAACGTCGGATTCCGTGTTTCTCAAGCTGTTCCTGAACCGTCGTCAATTATCCCTCTGCTTGGCGGTTTGACGGGACTCATCGGGTTGAAACGGCGTAAGGCGTAG
- a CDS encoding MFS transporter produces MQTQDTFDRPAVGKPWHGPQGLRAFRHRNFMLYWIGQVISFSGTWVQSVAQGWLVLKLTGSALDLGIVGAAGTLPSLILGLPAGVIADRFDRRKVVIVTQTLAMVQAFVLAALTYMGLIRVWHIMVLAVFIGAINALDTPIRQSMIVDMVDGDKNDVLSAVSLSSTAFNGARVIGPALAGVVLAAVGIANCFFINAVSYVAALIALLMMTSYGFRSGAQSGPMCTQIREGMSHAYHSNLLRDLLIMTGISGLFGGQMSTVMPVVADKVYHMGPKGLGMLMAAMGAGALMGAVGTTALGHQFRQRTLVLFGGILSALSLLAFGRSGSYHVALLFLVMTGLGSMLFMSVSNSIIQEAAPNELRGRVISLRIFVLSGLSPIGALLIGFLAEHLGVQNAVTIAGAASLICALYYTVHSKAIRSFR; encoded by the coding sequence TTGCAGACACAAGATACTTTTGACAGGCCTGCAGTAGGCAAGCCCTGGCACGGCCCGCAGGGTCTGCGCGCGTTCAGACATCGCAACTTCATGCTCTATTGGATCGGCCAGGTAATATCTTTCAGCGGGACATGGGTGCAGTCGGTCGCACAAGGCTGGCTGGTGTTGAAGCTCACGGGTTCCGCGCTGGATTTGGGTATAGTCGGCGCAGCCGGCACGCTCCCGTCACTTATATTGGGCCTGCCCGCCGGGGTCATAGCGGACAGGTTCGACAGGCGTAAGGTTGTTATCGTTACTCAGACCCTGGCGATGGTTCAGGCTTTTGTTCTGGCGGCTCTGACATATATGGGGCTGATCCGAGTCTGGCATATAATGGTCCTCGCGGTCTTCATCGGCGCCATAAACGCGCTTGATACACCGATTAGGCAGTCCATGATCGTCGATATGGTTGATGGCGACAAGAACGACGTTCTCAGTGCGGTCTCGTTGAGTTCGACCGCATTCAACGGCGCAAGAGTAATTGGACCCGCACTTGCCGGTGTTGTATTGGCTGCTGTGGGGATAGCCAATTGCTTCTTTATAAATGCCGTCAGTTATGTTGCTGCACTTATTGCGCTGTTGATGATGACCAGCTACGGGTTTAGGAGCGGTGCTCAGTCTGGTCCCATGTGCACTCAGATTCGGGAAGGCATGTCGCATGCATATCACTCCAACCTGCTACGCGATTTGCTGATTATGACGGGCATATCCGGCCTTTTCGGCGGTCAGATGAGCACAGTGATGCCTGTTGTTGCCGACAAGGTGTATCATATGGGACCCAAGGGTCTGGGCATGCTTATGGCAGCGATGGGAGCGGGTGCACTGATGGGAGCAGTGGGCACTACGGCTCTCGGCCACCAGTTCAGGCAGCGAACGCTGGTCCTCTTTGGAGGGATACTATCAGCGCTCAGCCTGTTGGCATTTGGCCGCAGCGGCAGTTATCATGTTGCTCTGCTGTTTCTTGTGATGACTGGCCTGGGTTCCATGCTGTTTATGTCCGTCTCCAACAGCATAATTCAGGAAGCTGCTCCCAATGAACTGCGTGGCAGAGTCATCAGCCTGCGAATATTCGTGCTCTCGGGCCTTTCGCCTATAGGAGCGTTGTTGATCGGATTTCTTGCCGAGCACCTTGGTGTTCAAAATGCCGTGACCATTGCAGGCGCGGCAAGCCTAATCTGCGCCCTATACTACACAGTCCATTCCAAAGCAATCCGCTCATTCAGGTAA
- a CDS encoding type IIA DNA topoisomerase subunit B, with protein sequence MADDINEREDLEETGKKRRKCEPKYDADNLQILKGLEAVRMRPAMYIGDTGSRGLHHLFTEVVDNSIDEHLAGYCTHIEVILRTDNSVTVVDNGRGIPTDIHSEVGVSGVEVAMTMLHAGGKFGGGGYKVSGGLHGVGVSAVNALSEWCEVRVCRNQTCYHQRYERGVPCEPLKEIGAAETTGTTTTYMADSEIFGEIIYHPDVFVSRLRELAYLNKGLTITFTNEQAESDETRTKVFHYENGIAEFVEHLNRNKNPLHKVVYFAGEREDASVEVALQYNESFQENILTFANNIHTQEGGTHLSGFKTALTRVLNNYARKNNLLKEKDPNLTGDDVREGLAAVISVKILRPQFEGQTKTKLGNSEVDGVVNSIVGEKLSEFLEENPTGARRVIDKALTAHRAREAARRAADMVKRQSAMENASLPGKLADCIERDPSKCELFIVEGQSAGGNAKAGRNRHNQAILPLRGKILNVEKARMDRALENEEIKSLVAALGTGITHSAMDNEDDQLDLDVVEAVSENGNGNGNGNGKKNGNGATFDKSKLRYDKIIIMTDADVDGSHICTLLLTFFFRYMKPIVDDGHIYIAQPPFYRIKAGKDKIYYAKNDAERDEILRSLSNKKDAIVTRFKGLGEMDAEDLADTTMSVDSRRLAQVTVDDAIEADEMFTILLGDQVEPRKAFIEAHAKEVTNVDWHA encoded by the coding sequence ATGGCAGATGACATTAACGAGAGAGAAGACCTCGAAGAAACGGGCAAAAAGCGCCGGAAATGCGAGCCTAAGTATGATGCCGATAACCTTCAAATTCTGAAAGGTTTAGAGGCCGTTCGTATGCGTCCGGCTATGTACATTGGTGACACCGGTTCACGCGGGCTTCACCATCTCTTTACCGAAGTCGTCGACAACAGTATTGACGAGCACCTTGCCGGCTACTGTACGCATATCGAAGTGATCCTGCGTACGGACAATTCGGTGACTGTCGTAGACAATGGCCGAGGAATACCGACCGATATCCACAGTGAAGTGGGGGTCTCCGGTGTCGAAGTCGCCATGACCATGCTCCACGCGGGCGGCAAGTTCGGCGGTGGCGGATATAAAGTCTCAGGCGGTCTGCATGGTGTCGGAGTTTCAGCTGTGAATGCTCTTTCCGAGTGGTGCGAGGTAAGAGTCTGCAGAAACCAGACGTGCTACCACCAGCGTTATGAGCGCGGTGTGCCGTGCGAGCCTCTGAAGGAGATAGGCGCTGCAGAGACCACCGGCACGACAACCACATATATGGCCGACTCTGAGATATTCGGTGAGATTATTTATCACCCGGACGTGTTTGTAAGCCGTCTCAGGGAGCTTGCATACCTTAACAAGGGTCTGACGATCACGTTTACCAACGAGCAGGCCGAGAGTGATGAGACCAGGACCAAGGTCTTTCACTATGAAAACGGTATTGCCGAGTTTGTCGAGCATCTCAACCGCAACAAAAACCCTCTGCACAAGGTGGTCTATTTTGCAGGTGAGCGCGAGGATGCGTCAGTTGAAGTCGCGCTTCAGTATAATGAGTCTTTCCAGGAAAACATCCTGACATTCGCAAACAACATTCACACCCAGGAGGGTGGCACGCACCTTTCAGGATTCAAGACGGCTCTTACCAGGGTCCTGAACAACTACGCTCGTAAGAATAACCTTCTCAAGGAAAAAGACCCCAACCTGACGGGTGACGATGTGCGCGAGGGTCTTGCGGCAGTTATTTCAGTCAAGATACTTCGACCTCAATTTGAGGGTCAGACCAAGACCAAACTGGGCAACAGTGAGGTCGATGGTGTAGTCAATTCGATAGTCGGCGAGAAGCTGAGTGAGTTTCTTGAAGAGAACCCGACGGGTGCGCGCAGGGTCATAGACAAGGCTCTCACGGCGCATCGTGCAAGAGAGGCTGCGCGCAGAGCAGCAGATATGGTCAAGCGCCAGTCTGCGATGGAAAATGCCTCTCTGCCTGGTAAACTGGCCGACTGCATTGAGCGCGACCCGTCCAAGTGTGAGTTATTCATTGTTGAGGGACAGAGTGCAGGCGGCAATGCCAAGGCCGGTAGAAACAGACACAATCAGGCGATTTTGCCCTTGCGCGGAAAGATTCTGAATGTCGAGAAGGCGCGCATGGACAGAGCTCTTGAAAATGAAGAGATCAAGTCTCTTGTAGCGGCTTTGGGAACTGGAATTACTCACTCCGCAATGGATAACGAAGATGATCAGCTCGATCTTGATGTGGTCGAGGCCGTCAGCGAAAACGGTAATGGTAATGGCAACGGAAACGGTAAGAAAAACGGCAACGGCGCCACATTCGACAAGTCCAAGCTGCGCTATGATAAGATCATAATCATGACTGATGCGGATGTCGACGGCAGCCATATCTGCACTCTGCTGCTCACATTCTTCTTCAGATACATGAAGCCTATTGTGGATGATGGTCACATATACATCGCTCAGCCGCCATTTTATAGGATAAAGGCAGGCAAGGACAAGATTTATTACGCAAAGAATGATGCCGAGCGCGATGAAATACTCCGCTCTCTTTCCAACAAGAAAGATGCAATAGTCACCAGGTTCAAGGGTCTTGGTGAGATGGATGCTGAAGACTTGGCAGATACCACCATGAGCGTCGATTCGCGAAGGCTTGCACAGGTCACAGTCGATGATGCGATTGAGGCCGATGAAATGTTCACAATCCTTCTTGGCGACCAGGTGGAGCCACGCAAGGCATTCATAGAGGCTCATGCGAAGGAAGTCACGAATGTTGACTGGCATGCGTAA